One Hevea brasiliensis isolate MT/VB/25A 57/8 chromosome 5, ASM3005281v1, whole genome shotgun sequence genomic region harbors:
- the LOC110640339 gene encoding probable protein phosphatase 2C 23, with protein MGNGVTKVSYCCAVAGDISRRHDNAVYVGDHLHKGLGHSFCYIPADQARLSNTKSHSEETTSFFSISGASVSANTSTSLSDACLYSSSLDEASAFESSGSFASVPLQPVPRGQLQSGSAVQVPGSSPIERGFLSGPIERGFLSGPIERGFVSAPIDRSLYSGMMEKEREKESRSSTSKLQRSLSHGSIDIDEIQVKTKKKSLIKTLKRAISNTISRGKKSIMAPIRGVKEPVSVSSSTNSSAQVSSNNGLDDDSLFSMGSQNLQWAQGKAGEDRVHIVISEEHGWVFVGIYDGFNGPDAPDYLLSNLYTNVSEELKGLLWSDKFESTSKTEETEEASPSIDKENHPFTGRDEDFDVNHHSNRKQGKNSRHRSKAEVKRWDESQRRWRMEIDQKLKDKLNCEGSNFNGVNHFDVLKALSQALKKTEESYFEIADKMAAEKPELALMGSCVLVMLMKGEDVYLMNVGDSRALLAQKCETDLGIGKGNQDLEIISEESMRDFEVFDGDELYRFNSLSSLQLTMDHSTYVHKEVQRIKKGHPDDPSAVMNDRVKGYLKVTRAFGVGFLKQPKWNDLLLEMFRIDYIGNSPYVTSFPSLYHHRLSSRDKFLILSSDGLYQYFTNEEAVSEVELFISAFPEGDPAQHLIEEVLFRAAKRAGMDFHELLAIPQGERRRYHDDVSVIIISLEGRIWRSSV; from the exons ATGGGTAACGGCGTTACAAAAGTCAGTTACTGTTGTGCTGTCGCAGGGGACATCTCCCGCCGGCATGATAACGCAGTTTATGTCGGCGACCATCTCCACAAGGGACTTGGTCATTCCTTCTGCTACATACCAGCCGACCAAGCTCGCTTATCTAACACCAAGAGCCATTCCGAGGAAACGACATCTTTTTTCTCTATCTCCGGCGCCTCTGTAAGCGCTAATACTTCAACATCTCTCAGCGATGCTTGTCTCTACAGCTCCAGTTTGGATGAGGCCTCTGCTTTTGAAAGCTCAGGTTCTTTCGCCTCTGTCCCTCTTCAGCCCGTCCCTCGTGGGCAGCTTCAATCCGGCTCTGCAGTGCAAGTACCAGGTTCTAGTCCGATCGAGCGAGGCTTCCTATCGGGTCCGATAGAGCGTGGATTTCTTTCAGGACCCATTGAACGTGGGTTCGTATCGGCACCGATTGATCGCAGCTTATATTCCGGTATgatggagaaagagagagaaaaggagagCAGGAGTAGCACCAGTAAGTTACAGAGGAGCTTGTCTCATGGTAGTATTGATATTGATGAAATCCAAGTTAAAACCAAGAAGAAAAGTTTAATAAAGACTTTAAAGAGAGCAATATCTAACACCATCTCTCGAGGGAAAAAATCTATAATGGCACCGATCAGAGGTGTTAAAGAACCAGTTTCTGTTAGTAGTAGTACTAATTCGAGTGCTCAGGTGAGCTCCAATAATGGTCTTGATGATGATAGCCTGTTTTCAATGGGAAGCCAGAATCTTCAATGGGCACAAGGGAAAGCTGGAGAGGATCGAGTCCACATAGTAATATCAGAGGAACATGGGTGGGTTTTTGTGGGAATTTATGATGGGTTTAATGGCCCTGATGCTCCTGATTATTTGCTTTCCAATCTGTACACAAATGTGAGTGAGGAGCTCAAGGGATTGTTATGGAGCGACAAGTTTGaatccacttcaaaaacagaggaaACAGAGGAGGCTTCACCTTCAATTGATAAGGAAAACCATCCATTTACCGGTAGAGATGAGGATTTCGAtgtaaatcatcattcaaatagAAAGCAGGGGAAGAATTCGAGGCATAGGAGTAAAGCAGAAGTAAAAAGATGGGACGAGAGCCAGAGGAGGTGGAGAATGGAAATTGATCAGAAATTAAAAGATAAACTGAATTGTGAAGGGTCTAACTTTAATGGGGTTAACCATTTCGACGTTTTGAAAGCACTTTCCCAGGCATTGAAGAAGACAGAGGAGTCCTACTTTGAAATTGCTGACAAGATGGCTGCAGAGAAACCTGAGTTAGCTTTAATGGGTTCTTGTGTTTTGGTGATGCTGATGAAAGGAGAAGATGTTTACTTGATGAATGTTGGAGATAGCCGAGCCCTTTTGGCACAGAAATGTGAAACAGATCTTGGAATAGGGAAAGGAAACCAGGATTTGGAGATAATTAGTGAGGAAAGTATGCGTGATTTCGAAGTCTTTGATGGTGATGAATTGTACAGATTTAATAGCCTGAGTTCCCTTCAGCTTACCATGGATCACAGCACCTATGTGCATAAG GAAGTTCAGAGGATTAAGAAAGGGCATCCTGATGATCCTTCTGCAGTAATGAATGATAGAGTGAAAGGTTACTTGAAGGTTACTCGGGCATTTGGAGTTGGCTTTCTCAAGCAG ccaaagtgGAATGATTTGCTCTTAGAGATGTTTCGAATCGATTACATAGGAAATTCTCCATACGTCACCAGTTTTCCATCTCTATATCACCATAGACTCAGCTCAAGAGACAAGTTTTTAATTCTGTCATCTGACGGGCTATACCAGTATTTCACCAATGAAGAAGCAGTCTCAGAGGTTGAATTGTTCATTTCTGCATTTCCTGAAGGAGATCCTGCTCAGCATCTAATCGAAGAAGTTCTGTTTCGTGCAGCCAAAAGAGCTG GTATGGACTTCCATGAATTGCTTGCTATTCCACAGGGTGAGCGGCGCCGGTACCATGATGATGTTTCTGTTATAATTATTTCTTTGGAAGGCAGGATTTGGCGTTCATCTGTGTAA